One genomic window of Lytechinus variegatus isolate NC3 chromosome 1, Lvar_3.0, whole genome shotgun sequence includes the following:
- the LOC121426326 gene encoding E3 ubiquitin-protein ligase TRIM71-like: MATDQQDGDPSPETDIHSVQFMEEFTTCPICEREYEDPRMLSCLHTYCRSCIEKKQKQNGGNFSCELCKDGTVVKTSAVNLAINTMVAKMKSMLTGDQVESSTESESDTSIAEKTCTSCEKGNVATCRCQDCREFMCKACKRAHNNVKILRDHTVVTMEEWQKMKEKDPHLDDTNTVNKLCLEHKEPISLFCEKCSQLACNDCVVLYHKGEKHRCVAIEEAAASRKQELEASIRKTQQTAAKFRGAWEILEKTRNELKGSAEQLRTEIREAIKNEKDDLEVREERYLGNVDSVVKKNDDKIEEHIDKIEMGLEKLATAFELGESVLDFGDEYHLLSLDHAVRTRLANLQKLQPRLPSEDLSIIDIAEITGEDAADESDEMDGLKSESTESEQEISEDTTPVWELASTIGAPGSKEGQFDWCRGVSVSLDGHTVVADWGNDRVQVLDKDGKFVCLLNSDKKHDGKISMPQDVACLPDGRFVAVDKSKFVRIYDPQGRFYLRFETSSKDEEVKMLDVELACVTVDRRNRILVGDCKRNVITFHYADGTLLKTLPVVGPSHIATDQRDRIVVSCPRKQKIRIMTKEGKLLLAIDSYGETGKLKPSGVCCDAENNIFVVHKERGGEKGVHMYTDRGQYVACVATAFREPFDVCLSPEGHVVVSDEDTIKVFRKKPKGSSSD, translated from the coding sequence ATGGCGACTGACCAACAAGATGGCGACCCTAGTCCCGAGACGGACATCCACAGTGTACAGTTCATGGAAGAGTTTACCACCTGTCCGATATGTGAACGTGAATACGAAGACCCACGGATGCTGTCTTGTTTACATACCTACTGCAGGAGCTGCATCGAGAAGAAGCAAAAGCAAAATGGTGGGAATTTCTCTTGTGAATTGTGTAAGGACGGGACGGTTGTAAAAACATCAGCGGTCAACTTGGCTATTAATACGATGGTTGCCAAAATGAAGTCGATGTTGACGGGAGACCAGGTTGAGTCGAGCACGGAATCCGAATCGGATACAAGTATTGCAGAAAAGACATGTACTTCCTGTGAGAAAGGTAATGTCGCGACGTGCCGCTGTCAAGACTGTCGGGAGTTTATGTGTAAGGCTTGCAAGAGGGCGCATAATAATGTCAAGATCTTACGTGATCACACGGTAGTGACTATGGAGGAATGGCAGAAGATGAAGGAGAAAGATCCTCATCTTGATGATACAAACACAGTCAACAAACTATGCCTAGAACACAAAGAGCCCATATCTTTATTCTGCGAGAAATGTTCACAGTTGGCATGCAATGATTGCGTAGTTCTGTACCACAAAGGGGAGAAGCACCGCTGTGTTGCTATCGAGGAAGCTGCTGCTTCGAGGAAGCAAGAACTGGAGGCTTCAATCCGCAAGACGCAGCAGACTGCAGCTAAGTTCCGTGGAGCGTGGGAAATTCTTGAGAAGACACGAAATGAGTTGAAGGGCAGCGCAGAACAGCTTCGTACTGAGATCAGAGAGGCCATCAAGAACGAGAAAGATGACTTGGAGGTTCGTGAGGAACGGTACCTTGGAAATGTAGATTCAGTTGTCAAAAAGAACGATGATAAAATCGAAGAACACATCGATAAAATTGAAATGGGATTAGAAAAGTTGGCAACAGCTTTTGAGCTTGGGGAGAGTGTTCTTGACTTTGGAGACGAGTATCATTTATTGTCATTAGATCATGCAGTGCGGACAAGGCTTGCTAACTTACAGAAGCTTCAACCAAGGCTTCCTTCAGAGGACCTGAGCATCATCGATATAGCCGAAATCACAGGAGAAGATGCAGCCGATGAAAGTGATGAAATGGACGGACTTAAGAGTGAATCGACTGAATCAGAGCAGGAAATCAGTGAGGACACGACACCAGTATGGGAGCTTGCATCTACAATTGGGGCTCCCGGTTCTAAAGAGGGACAGTTCGATTGGTGTAGAGGCGTCTCGGTATCTTTAGATGGGCACACTGTTGTCGCCGACTGGGGAAATGACCGCGTCCAGGTGCTAGACAAAGATGGGAAATTTGTTTGCTTGTTAAACTCTGACAAGAAACATGATGGGAAGATTTCGATGCCTCAAGATGTGGCATGTCTTCCTGATGGTCGATTCGTTGCTGTCGATAAATCAAAGTTTGTCCGCATATATGACCCTCAGGGACGCTTCTATCTTCGTTTTGAGACATCAAGCAAAGACGAAGAAGTCAAAATGTTGGACGTCGAACTAGCATGCGTCACCGTAGACCGTCGGAACAGAATCCTTGTCGGTGACTGTAAGCGTAACGTTATTACGTTCCATTACGCCGACGGCACCCTTTTGAAGACACTCCCTGTTGTTGGTCCCAGTCACATTGCAACCGATCAACGAGATCGCATCGTTGTCAGCTGCCCCAGAAAGCAAAAGATCAGAATCATGACAAAGGAAGGTAAACTCCTTTTGGCTATCGATTCATACGGTGAAACTGGAAAGTTGAAGCCAAGCGGGGTTTGCTGTGATGCCGAGAACAACATATTTGTTGTCCACAAAGAACGTGGAGGTGAGAAAGGTGTTCACATGTACACCGATCGGGGTCAGTATGTAGCGTGTGTGGCTACAGCTTTCAGGGAGCCATTCGACGTGTGCCTCTCACCGGAAGGACATGTTGTTGTTTCTGATGAGGATACCATCAAAGTGTTCCGCAAGAAACCCAAAGGGTCATCTTCGGATTGA